The Nostoc sp. 'Lobaria pulmonaria (5183) cyanobiont' genome window below encodes:
- a CDS encoding urease subunit beta gives MIPGEIITLAGEIELNVGRQTVKLQVSNTGDRPIQVGSHYHFYEVNSALNFDREQARGMRLDIPAGTAVRFEPGDEKEITLVPLVGTRQVYGFNAKINGHLPLI, from the coding sequence ATGATACCAGGAGAAATCATTACACTAGCAGGTGAAATTGAACTAAATGTTGGTCGTCAAACTGTAAAATTGCAAGTGTCAAATACAGGCGATCGCCCCATACAAGTTGGTTCCCACTATCACTTTTATGAAGTTAACAGCGCCTTAAACTTTGACAGAGAACAAGCGCGAGGAATGCGCCTCGATATCCCCGCCGGAACCGCAGTTCGCTTTGAACCAGGCGACGAAAAAGAAATAACTCTAGTCCCCCTTGTTGGTACTCGCCAAGTCTACGGCTTCAACGCCAAAATTAACGGACACTTGCCACTAATCTAA
- a CDS encoding SPL family radical SAM protein: protein MAQPKYEGYCECTPTKLVREKFGDVNVYAQNAKSLLTKATGFIGDYDFTLNPYRGCQYGCSYCYAAAFTPNAQMREDWGKWVIFKENAAEILAKELKKWYEKNPQIPPSIYMSSVTDPYQPLESKHQLTRRLLEVMLDVGIDGYPTPTLVIQTRSPIIIRDIDYLQRFKRLRINMSIPTGSELVRKDFEPRSPSIKARLNAINKIKQSIDYFKGFLPKISITITPLLPTLLTDEAAFINKLAIADRVVIQAFHARDNRSLIASTRQEAEEIKQKYAWWYEDEKLSYMKFKQKLVCRLPGIEVMEGKKGFGYE, encoded by the coding sequence ATGGCACAACCAAAATATGAAGGTTATTGCGAATGCACTCCTACCAAATTAGTTAGAGAAAAGTTTGGAGATGTCAATGTTTATGCACAAAATGCTAAATCACTTTTAACAAAAGCTACTGGTTTTATTGGTGATTATGATTTTACTCTAAATCCTTACAGGGGATGTCAATACGGTTGTAGTTATTGCTATGCTGCTGCATTTACTCCTAATGCTCAAATGCGCGAAGACTGGGGTAAATGGGTAATTTTTAAAGAAAATGCTGCTGAGATTTTAGCGAAAGAATTAAAAAAATGGTATGAAAAAAATCCCCAGATTCCTCCTAGTATATACATGAGTAGTGTTACTGATCCTTATCAACCACTTGAGTCTAAACATCAACTGACTCGTCGGTTGTTGGAGGTAATGCTAGATGTAGGGATTGACGGTTATCCAACTCCAACTTTGGTGATTCAAACTCGTAGCCCAATTATTATTAGAGATATTGATTATTTACAGCGATTTAAGCGATTGCGAATTAATATGAGCATTCCCACTGGGAGTGAATTAGTGAGAAAAGATTTTGAACCGCGATCGCCAAGTATTAAAGCCAGACTAAATGCTATCAATAAAATTAAACAAAGTATTGATTATTTCAAAGGTTTTCTTCCTAAAATTTCTATCACTATCACCCCTCTACTTCCTACTTTATTAACTGATGAAGCTGCTTTTATTAACAAATTAGCCATTGCCGATAGAGTTGTAATTCAAGCTTTTCATGCTAGGGATAATCGTTCTCTTATAGCATCAACTCGCCAAGAAGCTGAAGAAATTAAGCAAAAATACGCTTGGTGGTATGAGGATGAGAAATTAAGCTATATGAAATTTAAGCAAAAGTTAGTTTGTCGGCTTCCAGGTATAGAAGTTATGGAAGGCAAAAAGGGATTTGGTTATGAATAA
- a CDS encoding response regulator transcription factor → MDRSATSATAMKEPSMKDHKRLLLIDDDPNLILLVKDYLEFRGYEVITAENGREALEILEQDVPDMIICDVMMPEMDGYTFVEQVRQNERTSWIPVLFLSAKGQSADRVKGLNKGADVYMVKPFEPEELVAQVESSLKQTIRWKEHQAKGGENGSRIQVPFDVQLTPTELKVVQFVARGLANREIAEELNVSQRTVESHVSNMLGKTNLHNRTELARWAIENQMA, encoded by the coding sequence ATGGACCGAAGCGCGACAAGTGCCACTGCTATGAAAGAGCCCAGCATGAAAGATCACAAACGACTTCTATTGATTGATGATGACCCTAACCTCATCTTGCTGGTGAAGGATTACTTAGAATTCCGGGGATATGAAGTCATCACCGCTGAGAATGGACGTGAAGCTCTGGAAATTTTAGAGCAAGATGTTCCAGACATGATCATCTGCGATGTGATGATGCCGGAAATGGACGGATATACTTTTGTGGAACAAGTCCGGCAAAACGAACGCACCAGCTGGATTCCGGTTCTTTTCCTTTCAGCTAAGGGACAAAGTGCAGACCGAGTTAAAGGTCTGAACAAAGGTGCTGATGTTTATATGGTCAAGCCCTTTGAACCAGAAGAACTCGTAGCGCAAGTTGAATCCTCGCTGAAACAAACTATCCGTTGGAAAGAACACCAAGCAAAAGGAGGCGAAAACGGTTCCCGTATCCAGGTTCCCTTCGATGTGCAATTAACCCCAACCGAACTGAAAGTAGTCCAGTTTGTCGCTAGGGGTTTAGCTAACCGTGAAATTGCTGAAGAACTAAATGTTAGTCAGCGCACGGTTGAAAGCCATGTGTCCAATATGTTAGGTAAAACCAATCTCCACAACCGCACTGAACTAGCGCGGTGGGCGATTGAAAATCAAATGGCTTAA
- a CDS encoding urease accessory protein UreD, with protein MTCNSQIAEGWHGKLNLVYADRQGKTQLIYNHQQAPLKVQRPFYPEGDKVCHSVILHTAGGMVGGDRLSSSIHLQPQAQALITTAAASKIYRSNGLQARQTIQMQVDAGACLEWLPQETILFNNAIYRQDLRVELATGASWLGWEITRFGRSARGEKFLQGEWRSHTEIWQQGIPLWIDRQWLRGSEETFHSPHGLAGKPIVGSLVWVGGAVSAEIVEKTRNLWDGEGEAGVTRLQHGLLYRYRGSSTSEVRNWFIDVWQLLRVSFLNRGNCIPRVWQV; from the coding sequence ATGACCTGCAACTCACAAATAGCAGAAGGTTGGCATGGCAAACTTAATTTAGTCTATGCCGATCGCCAGGGTAAAACCCAATTAATTTACAATCACCAACAAGCGCCCCTGAAGGTACAACGCCCATTTTACCCAGAAGGGGACAAAGTTTGTCATAGCGTAATTTTACATACAGCCGGGGGAATGGTGGGAGGCGATCGCTTATCCTCTAGCATCCACCTCCAACCCCAAGCCCAAGCCTTAATCACTACAGCTGCTGCAAGCAAGATATACCGCAGCAATGGCTTACAAGCTAGACAAACCATCCAGATGCAAGTTGATGCTGGTGCTTGTTTAGAATGGTTGCCGCAAGAGACAATTTTATTTAACAACGCGATTTATCGGCAAGATTTACGGGTAGAATTAGCAACCGGGGCCAGTTGGTTAGGCTGGGAAATTACCCGATTTGGTCGCAGCGCTAGAGGAGAAAAATTCTTGCAAGGAGAATGGCGATCGCACACCGAAATTTGGCAACAAGGTATTCCCTTATGGATCGATCGGCAATGGTTACGGGGTAGCGAAGAAACTTTTCACAGTCCCCACGGCTTGGCTGGAAAACCAATCGTAGGTAGTCTAGTTTGGGTTGGTGGTGCAGTTTCCGCAGAAATTGTCGAAAAAACGCGAAATTTATGGGATGGGGAAGGAGAAGCAGGTGTTACCAGGTTACAACATGGATTATTGTATCGATATCGCGGTTCCTCCACATCTGAGGTGAGAAACTGGTTTATTGATGTTTGGCAGTTGCTGCGAGTTTCTTTTTTGAATCGTGGTAATTGTATACCAAGAGTTTGGCAAGTTTGA
- the ureA gene encoding urease subunit gamma — protein MQLTPQEKDKLLIFTAALLAERRKGRGLKLNYPEAIAYISAAILEGARDGQTVAELMSYGTTLLTQDDVMEGIPEMVHEVQVEATFPDGTKLVTVHNPIH, from the coding sequence ATGCAACTTACACCGCAGGAAAAAGATAAGCTATTAATTTTTACTGCTGCTTTATTAGCAGAAAGACGTAAAGGAAGGGGTTTAAAACTGAATTATCCCGAAGCGATCGCTTATATTTCTGCTGCCATTTTAGAAGGTGCAAGAGATGGGCAAACTGTAGCTGAATTGATGAGTTATGGTACAACTCTCTTAACGCAAGATGATGTCATGGAAGGGATACCAGAAATGGTACATGAAGTGCAAGTTGAAGCAACTTTTCCTGATGGTACAAAGTTAGTGACAGTACATAATCCGATTCATTAA
- the groES gene encoding co-chaperone GroES, translated as MAALSLSVSTVKPLGDRVFVKVSASEEKTAGGLYLPDTAKEKPQVGEVVALGPGKRNDDGNRQELEIKVGDKVLYSKYAGTDIKLGTEEYVLLSEKDILAVVI; from the coding sequence ATGGCAGCTTTATCTTTAAGCGTTTCTACAGTTAAACCTTTAGGCGATCGCGTTTTCGTAAAAGTGAGCGCCTCTGAGGAAAAAACCGCAGGTGGTCTGTATTTGCCCGATACCGCCAAGGAAAAGCCCCAAGTAGGGGAAGTAGTGGCCCTTGGTCCTGGCAAGCGTAATGACGATGGAAACCGTCAGGAATTGGAAATTAAAGTCGGGGATAAGGTGCTGTACTCTAAGTACGCTGGCACTGACATCAAGCTCGGCACTGAAGAATATGTACTGCTTTCTGAAAAAGATATTTTAGCAGTTGTTATCTAA
- a CDS encoding type II toxin-antitoxin system HicA family toxin has product MGRLAGFKYRDIIKILKTFGFVFHRQAAGSYEIWFNPESNRYTTISNHSGDMPEGTLRAILKQASIEPEDFLNRS; this is encoded by the coding sequence ATGGGACGGCTAGCTGGGTTTAAATACAGAGATATTATCAAAATATTAAAAACCTTTGGCTTTGTTTTTCATCGTCAAGCCGCAGGGAGTTATGAAATCTGGTTTAATCCTGAAAGTAACCGTTACACTACTATTTCCAATCATTCTGGCGATATGCCAGAAGGAACATTACGTGCAATTTTAAAGCAAGCTAGTATTGAACCTGAAGATTTTCTTAACCGCTCTTAG
- a CDS encoding NIL domain-containing protein, producing MAIPNKQVKSNTDILDNRRTQTRIQVRIPKDLHEKPVISRLVSHYGITIIIADAQVSANVPQYSCFDLELRGTVSQIESALTYLDELDLEVLHQSSPEEDGW from the coding sequence ATGGCAATTCCAAATAAACAAGTAAAATCTAATACTGATATTTTAGATAATAGACGCACCCAAACTCGTATCCAAGTTCGCATTCCTAAAGACTTGCATGAGAAACCAGTCATTTCACGACTGGTTTCTCACTATGGCATTACAATCATTATTGCTGATGCTCAGGTAAGCGCAAACGTGCCACAATATAGCTGCTTCGATCTGGAACTACGGGGCACTGTTTCCCAGATTGAAAGCGCCTTAACTTACCTGGATGAACTGGATTTAGAAGTTTTGCACCAGTCCAGCCCTGAAGAAGATGGCTGGTAG
- the asnS gene encoding asparagine--tRNA ligase yields the protein MVNRRIAEILRSGQPDESLQVQGWVRTKRESKGFAFIEVNDGSSLANLQVVINQDLPDYEAILKKLNTGTAVEATGVLVASLGKGQRIELKAETVKVYGEADPDTYPLQKKRHSFEFLRTIGHLRSRTNSFGAVFRVRNACSAAIHQFFQERGFLWVHTPIITASDCEGAGELFSVTSLDLKNIPRTENQAVDYSQDFFAKPTYLTVSGQLEAEVMAMAFSNVYTFGPTFRAENSNTSRHLAEFWMVEPEMAFCDLENDMDLAEAFLKHIFKYVLETCPEDMEFFNERIDKSVLSTAENIINNQFERLTYTEAIKLLEKADVKFEYPVSWGLDLQSEHERYLAEQLFKKPAIVTDYPAQIKAFYMRLNDDEKTVRAMDILAPKIGEIVGGSQREERLEVLERRVLAQGLKPEDLWWYLDLRRYGSVPHAGFGLGFERLVQFMTGMGNIRDVIPFPRTPQSAEF from the coding sequence ATGGTAAATCGACGGATTGCAGAAATATTGCGAAGTGGCCAACCTGATGAGTCCCTCCAAGTGCAAGGCTGGGTGCGGACAAAGCGCGAGTCCAAAGGGTTTGCTTTTATTGAAGTCAATGACGGCTCATCACTAGCTAATTTGCAAGTCGTGATTAATCAGGATTTGCCAGATTATGAAGCTATATTGAAAAAATTGAATACGGGTACTGCTGTCGAGGCGACAGGGGTATTAGTGGCTTCTCTGGGTAAAGGACAGCGAATTGAGTTGAAAGCCGAGACGGTGAAAGTTTACGGAGAAGCTGATCCCGATACATATCCCCTGCAAAAAAAACGCCATTCCTTTGAGTTTCTGCGAACCATTGGACATTTGCGATCGCGTACCAATTCCTTTGGTGCAGTTTTTCGCGTCAGAAATGCTTGTTCAGCAGCAATTCACCAATTTTTTCAAGAAAGAGGCTTTTTGTGGGTACACACACCCATCATCACTGCTAGCGATTGCGAAGGCGCGGGTGAACTGTTTAGCGTTACCAGTTTAGATTTAAAAAATATTCCCCGCACAGAAAACCAAGCAGTAGATTACAGCCAAGACTTTTTTGCTAAACCTACATATTTAACAGTTAGCGGTCAGTTGGAAGCGGAAGTTATGGCGATGGCGTTTAGCAACGTCTACACATTTGGTCCTACCTTCCGTGCAGAAAATTCCAACACCTCGCGCCACCTAGCAGAATTTTGGATGGTTGAGCCAGAAATGGCTTTTTGTGACTTAGAAAACGATATGGATTTAGCTGAGGCGTTTCTCAAACACATTTTTAAATATGTGTTGGAAACTTGCCCAGAAGATATGGAATTTTTCAATGAACGCATTGATAAATCTGTGTTGTCCACAGCCGAAAATATTATTAATAATCAGTTTGAACGCTTAACTTATACAGAAGCCATCAAACTTTTAGAAAAAGCTGATGTTAAATTTGAATATCCCGTGAGTTGGGGTTTAGATTTACAATCAGAACACGAACGCTACTTAGCTGAACAATTATTTAAAAAGCCTGCGATCGTCACAGATTATCCAGCGCAAATCAAAGCTTTTTATATGCGTTTGAACGACGATGAAAAAACCGTCCGCGCAATGGATATTCTTGCACCGAAAATTGGCGAAATTGTCGGCGGTTCCCAGCGCGAAGAACGCCTAGAAGTATTAGAGCGTCGTGTCTTAGCGCAAGGATTAAAGCCAGAAGACTTGTGGTGGTATCTTGATTTACGTCGTTATGGCAGTGTTCCTCATGCGGGTTTTGGATTGGGTTTTGAACGACTCGTGCAATTCATGACGGGGATGGGAAATATCCGCGATGTGATTCCGTTTCCGCGTACACCGCAAAGCGCTGAGTTTTAG
- the groL gene encoding chaperonin GroEL (60 kDa chaperone family; promotes refolding of misfolded polypeptides especially under stressful conditions; forms two stacked rings of heptamers to form a barrel-shaped 14mer; ends can be capped by GroES; misfolded proteins enter the barrel where they are refolded when GroES binds) — protein MAKRIIYNENARRALERGIDILAEAVAVTLGPKGRNVVLEKKFGAPQIVNDGVTIAKEIELEDHIENTGVALIRQAASKTNDAAGDGTTTATVLAHAIVKEGLRNVAAGANAISLKRGIDKATAFLVDKIKEHARPVEDSKAIAQVGAISAGNDEEVGQMIAQAMDKVGKEGVISLEEGKSMFTELEITEGMRFDKGYISPYFATDAERMEAVFDEPFLLLTDKKIALVQDLVPVLEQVARAGRPLVIIAEDIEKEALATLVVNRLRGVLNVAAVKAPGFGDRRKALLEDIAVLTGGQLVTEDAGLKLDNTKLDSLGKARRITITKDSTTIVAEGNEAAVKARVEQIRRQIDETESSYDKEKLQERLAKLSGGVAVVKVGAATETEMKDKKLRLEDAINATKAAVEEGIVPGGGTTLAHLAPDLETWAKSNLKDEELIGALIVVRALPAPLKRIAENAGQNGAVIAERVKEKEFSVGYNAATNEFVDLLAAGIVDPAKVTRSALQNAASIAGMVLTTECIIVDKPEPKDGAPAGAGAGGGDFDY, from the coding sequence ATGGCAAAGCGCATTATCTACAACGAAAACGCCCGTCGCGCCTTAGAACGAGGCATTGACATCTTGGCTGAGGCTGTAGCTGTTACCCTTGGTCCCAAAGGTCGTAACGTAGTCCTAGAAAAGAAATTTGGCGCACCGCAAATCGTCAATGACGGTGTAACGATCGCTAAAGAAATCGAATTAGAAGACCACATTGAAAACACTGGCGTAGCTCTGATTCGTCAAGCTGCTTCTAAGACCAATGATGCTGCGGGCGATGGTACTACCACCGCTACCGTTTTAGCTCATGCGATCGTCAAAGAAGGCTTGCGGAACGTTGCAGCTGGTGCTAATGCAATTTCCCTCAAGCGTGGTATTGACAAAGCTACTGCCTTCCTCGTAGACAAAATCAAAGAACACGCTCGTCCAGTGGAAGATTCCAAAGCCATTGCCCAAGTTGGTGCAATCTCGGCTGGTAATGACGAAGAAGTTGGTCAGATGATTGCCCAAGCAATGGACAAGGTGGGCAAGGAAGGCGTAATTTCCCTAGAAGAAGGGAAATCTATGTTCACCGAGTTGGAAATCACTGAAGGGATGCGCTTTGACAAAGGCTACATCTCTCCTTATTTCGCTACCGATGCTGAACGGATGGAAGCGGTTTTTGATGAGCCTTTTCTACTCCTGACCGATAAGAAAATCGCTTTGGTACAAGACCTTGTACCAGTGTTAGAGCAAGTAGCTCGTGCTGGTCGTCCTTTGGTAATTATCGCCGAAGATATTGAAAAAGAAGCTTTGGCAACCTTAGTGGTAAACCGTTTACGCGGTGTACTCAACGTGGCTGCTGTTAAGGCTCCTGGTTTTGGCGATCGCCGCAAAGCACTACTAGAAGACATCGCGGTTTTAACTGGTGGTCAACTAGTTACTGAAGATGCTGGTTTGAAGCTAGATAACACCAAGCTGGATAGCCTGGGTAAAGCTCGCCGCATCACAATCACCAAGGACAGCACTACAATTGTTGCCGAAGGTAACGAAGCTGCTGTTAAGGCTCGTGTCGAACAGATTCGTCGCCAAATCGATGAAACCGAATCTTCTTACGACAAAGAGAAACTGCAAGAGCGTCTTGCTAAACTCTCTGGTGGTGTCGCTGTAGTGAAAGTAGGTGCAGCGACCGAAACCGAAATGAAAGACAAGAAACTGCGCCTAGAAGACGCTATCAACGCCACCAAAGCTGCTGTGGAAGAAGGTATCGTTCCTGGCGGTGGTACAACTCTAGCTCACCTCGCTCCCGATTTGGAAACTTGGGCAAAGAGCAATCTTAAGGATGAAGAGTTGATTGGTGCTTTGATTGTGGTTCGCGCCTTACCTGCCCCTCTGAAGCGGATTGCTGAAAACGCCGGTCAGAATGGTGCTGTGATTGCTGAACGCGTGAAAGAGAAAGAATTTAGTGTTGGCTACAACGCTGCAACAAACGAATTCGTCGATTTGTTAGCTGCTGGTATTGTTGACCCTGCTAAAGTAACTCGTTCTGCTCTGCAAAACGCTGCTTCCATCGCTGGTATGGTGTTGACAACCGAATGTATTATAGTTGACAAGCCTGAGCCTAAGGATGGCGCTCCTGCTGGCGCTGGCGCTGGCGGCGGTGACTTCGATTACTAA
- a CDS encoding photosystem II assembly protein, whose amino-acid sequence MNNPIGNWWRSQQFKLSLKRGDIRRAAQLLQEIQKSGARFSWLEKLFRDKLQLERYSQEYKRQTQTLSKQLTEVSQEKDNLILIPDDNFVKYIYKVFNLIQHDEYKLQSTGIDERIFDDFESKLVEYLKEEFSKIPEKQLFIKLEDALEDINNLKIGQDPDYRFSLTPHVYFMKYFLENVYCIYLAWFLIYQDALLSSKVNILDIAAGPGTVAYGLALFLQSSSGFFHIPQMHISYYSLEKQDAFQFRGLQFWRRYIESRLTPVNAFFRFVTTDIFSWKTQSNNLPKDFFDFIVISHCFFIDKTKRVEANNTYKQIFATSLKSSGYIMLIVQDKKLFKIYDVHQVENQQQEKNVVDKFLAELGLELVWYKYLTSTGSRIPLSGVEFGKFAREKLPKQLYMSPLLQQYLAHKHKLHYTLDDYVILARK is encoded by the coding sequence ATGAATAATCCTATCGGAAATTGGTGGCGAAGTCAGCAGTTCAAATTATCTTTAAAACGCGGGGATATCCGACGTGCAGCCCAACTATTGCAAGAGATTCAAAAGTCAGGTGCAAGATTCTCATGGTTAGAAAAACTATTTAGGGATAAACTTCAACTTGAACGTTATTCCCAAGAATACAAACGACAAACACAAACTTTAAGTAAACAACTAACAGAAGTATCCCAGGAAAAAGATAATCTCATATTAATCCCCGATGATAATTTTGTTAAATATATCTATAAGGTTTTTAATTTAATACAGCATGATGAATATAAACTACAATCTACTGGTATTGATGAACGGATATTTGATGATTTTGAATCAAAGTTAGTTGAGTATCTCAAAGAAGAATTTAGCAAGATTCCTGAAAAACAGTTGTTTATTAAACTAGAAGATGCTCTTGAGGATATTAATAACTTAAAAATTGGACAAGACCCAGACTACCGTTTTAGTCTAACTCCTCATGTCTACTTTATGAAGTATTTTTTAGAAAATGTATATTGCATATATTTAGCTTGGTTTCTCATTTACCAGGATGCTTTACTATCAAGTAAGGTTAATATCCTTGATATTGCAGCAGGACCAGGAACAGTTGCTTATGGTTTAGCTTTATTTCTCCAAAGTAGTAGCGGTTTTTTTCATATCCCGCAAATGCACATATCTTACTACTCTTTAGAAAAACAAGATGCCTTCCAGTTTCGTGGACTTCAATTTTGGCGACGATATATAGAGTCGCGTTTAACTCCAGTGAATGCTTTCTTCCGCTTTGTTACTACTGATATTTTTAGTTGGAAAACTCAATCGAATAATCTACCCAAAGATTTTTTCGACTTTATCGTAATTTCGCACTGCTTCTTTATAGATAAAACCAAGAGGGTTGAAGCTAATAATACTTACAAGCAAATATTTGCTACTAGCTTAAAAAGCTCAGGTTATATTATGCTAATTGTGCAAGATAAAAAATTATTTAAAATTTATGATGTTCACCAAGTTGAAAATCAACAACAAGAAAAAAACGTAGTGGACAAATTTCTGGCAGAACTTGGATTAGAGTTAGTCTGGTATAAATATCTAACCTCAACAGGTTCAAGAATACCTTTGTCCGGTGTTGAATTTGGTAAGTTTGCTCGAGAAAAATTACCAAAACAACTATATATGAGTCCACTACTACAACAGTATTTGGCTCATAAGCATAAGTTACATTATACATTAGATGATTATGTAATATTGGCGAGAAAATAA
- a CDS encoding class I SAM-dependent methyltransferase: MSQINPEITPLHTLNPLNRFSDRAGDYVKYRPSYPADAIDIILEGLGESSQLVAADIGAGTGIASRLLAERGVNVIAIEPNAAMREAAQAHSLIEFRDGTAEFTHLPDNSVDLVTCFQAFHWFNPEPTLLEFHRILKPSARLAVVWNNRDQEDALTTEYSRIVREASNNHPAESRMQSVEPLLVTPHFINIHEYTFTYRQQLDLTGLLGRAMSVSYLPREGLAYEQLIDRFQELYQHFRDESGFIYMVYRTSVHLGERI, translated from the coding sequence ATGAGCCAAATTAATCCTGAAATAACCCCCTTACATACCTTAAACCCACTCAACCGATTTTCTGACAGAGCAGGGGATTATGTAAAATATCGACCAAGCTATCCCGCAGATGCAATTGATATTATCTTGGAAGGATTAGGTGAAAGTTCACAACTCGTAGCAGCAGATATTGGTGCAGGTACAGGAATTGCTTCCAGACTGTTAGCTGAACGGGGGGTTAATGTCATAGCCATAGAACCAAACGCGGCGATGCGAGAAGCTGCCCAAGCACATTCTTTGATAGAGTTTCGTGATGGAACAGCAGAATTTACCCACCTACCTGATAATTCAGTTGATTTAGTTACTTGTTTTCAAGCTTTCCACTGGTTCAATCCAGAACCAACTTTATTGGAATTTCACCGCATTTTAAAACCATCAGCACGCTTGGCCGTGGTGTGGAATAATCGCGATCAAGAAGATGCGTTAACTACAGAATATAGCCGAATAGTCCGCGAAGCATCTAACAATCACCCAGCAGAATCTCGAATGCAGTCGGTAGAACCACTGTTAGTAACTCCCCATTTTATTAATATCCACGAATATACTTTTACTTATAGGCAACAGTTAGATTTAACTGGACTTCTTGGACGAGCAATGAGTGTTTCTTATCTCCCGCGTGAAGGCTTGGCATACGAACAACTTATTGATAGGTTTCAAGAATTATATCAGCACTTTCGTGATGAGAGTGGTTTTATCTATATGGTCTATCGCACTAGCGTACACCTCGGTGAACGAATTTAA
- a CDS encoding DUF1902 domain-containing protein: MERLLNIHIEKLPEGVYLATSDELQGLVAQGRTVAETLEIARDVACKLLKAQSQDEELDYLQPIAEQFDYPLVVGQ; encoded by the coding sequence ATGGAAAGATTGCTAAACATCCACATTGAGAAATTACCTGAAGGCGTTTATTTAGCAACATCTGATGAGCTTCAAGGTTTAGTAGCTCAAGGACGGACTGTTGCTGAAACTTTAGAAATTGCCCGTGATGTAGCATGTAAGTTATTAAAAGCACAATCTCAGGATGAAGAACTAGATTATTTGCAACCAATAGCTGAACAATTTGACTATCCTTTAGTTGTAGGTCAGTAG
- a CDS encoding Coq4 family protein, producing the protein MLLAEQRRISHDFKTILKSMVCLFREPTNLEYIYNLEDELRSTQASLLAVEWLKTQPEVSLLIQERYIAPYPNIEVLLQYPEDSLGYAYASYIKKYGFDPSFYRQMQVEDDVSYVLLRSRQTHDIWHVVTGFKTDGLGELGLKAFELSQTRRNLAVFLVGGGLLSILVKSPDVLPDLLEKIAVGYTMGLKAKPLLAQKWEEHWEKPLLEWRTELGIDSDILN; encoded by the coding sequence ATGTTATTAGCAGAACAGCGACGCATCAGCCATGATTTTAAAACTATATTGAAATCAATGGTGTGCCTTTTTAGAGAACCAACTAATCTAGAATATATTTATAATCTGGAAGATGAGTTGCGTTCCACTCAGGCGAGTTTATTAGCTGTTGAGTGGTTAAAAACTCAACCGGAAGTATCTCTGTTGATTCAAGAACGTTATATTGCACCATATCCTAATATTGAAGTATTGCTGCAATATCCTGAAGACTCATTAGGATATGCCTACGCATCTTATATTAAAAAATATGGTTTTGACCCCAGTTTTTATCGTCAAATGCAAGTAGAAGACGATGTAAGTTATGTGCTGTTGCGCAGCCGTCAAACTCACGACATTTGGCATGTAGTTACAGGTTTTAAGACTGATGGACTTGGAGAACTAGGTCTTAAAGCTTTTGAATTATCCCAAACCCGCAGAAATTTAGCTGTTTTCTTAGTAGGAGGCGGGTTATTATCCATCCTCGTAAAATCGCCAGATGTTCTCCCTGATTTATTAGAAAAAATAGCTGTCGGCTACACAATGGGTTTAAAAGCAAAACCATTACTAGCGCAAAAGTGGGAAGAACATTGGGAGAAACCTTTATTAGAATGGAGAACTGAATTAGGAATTGATTCAGATATTTTAAATTAA